One window of the Crassaminicella thermophila genome contains the following:
- a CDS encoding methyl-accepting chemotaxis protein, with amino-acid sequence MKKSANIKMGIGTKLTLAFILLIAIPLFALGMSTHKEATQIIEENLKQSSFQLINETKQAIDNKFKGIEESVDQMSYEANVQQVLSNKDSAEWMLKKIFESYIKAHKDAMSIYIGMKNKGMLMYPEDELPEGYDPTQRPWYKEAVSKDGLIWTQPYKDASTGELIITVAKPVYNTFNNNEFVGVIAVDILLEDMAKKINTIKIGKNSYPVILDKNLIIMTNKNKDLIGKPVEIEAINKAIKEKKEGYADFETKENGKTEKKFVVFTKIDRLGWTIFTTMYVSEIKEDTKVLLRNILIIGGISLLIALLIAYIFSRGLTKHIKVLVEDMERIKEGDLTVLSKIKSNDEIGRLGENFNIMIDEIGKLVKNVKNVSKEVTASAENLAATSEETSASAEEVSRTVEEIAKGATEQAGEAEKGAVLTSKLADKFIELTNNTEDMLVSANEVIEANLEGVKVIEDLKDKTHENDESTRKIEGAIIELDKKTKHIGGILDTIASIAEQTNLLALNASIEAARAGETGRGFAVVADEIRKLAEGSREAADEIKGIIIDIQNDSNNTVQIMKEVKERSEEQSYAVGEVSSSFMKIAKSIDNITGKIESISEYVKELNKDKDELVEAIENISAVSEETAAASEQVSASMQQQSMAVEEVARAAENLNELAVKLNNQIDRFNI; translated from the coding sequence ATGAAAAAAAGTGCAAATATAAAAATGGGTATAGGGACAAAGCTTACATTAGCATTTATTTTATTAATAGCTATTCCTTTATTTGCATTAGGAATGAGTACCCATAAAGAAGCTACACAAATAATAGAAGAAAATTTAAAGCAGTCATCATTCCAACTAATTAATGAAACAAAGCAGGCTATCGATAACAAGTTTAAGGGAATTGAAGAAAGTGTCGATCAAATGTCTTATGAAGCAAATGTACAACAAGTTTTATCTAATAAGGATTCAGCTGAATGGATGCTGAAAAAAATTTTTGAAAGTTATATAAAAGCACATAAGGATGCAATGTCTATTTATATAGGAATGAAAAATAAGGGTATGTTAATGTATCCAGAAGATGAACTTCCAGAAGGATATGATCCTACTCAGAGACCTTGGTATAAAGAAGCTGTAAGCAAAGATGGGTTGATATGGACACAACCTTATAAAGATGCTTCTACAGGAGAATTAATTATTACAGTAGCTAAGCCTGTATACAATACTTTTAATAACAATGAATTTGTTGGAGTTATTGCTGTTGATATTTTATTAGAGGATATGGCAAAAAAAATAAATACAATTAAGATAGGAAAGAATAGTTATCCTGTTATTTTAGATAAAAATTTAATTATTATGACCAATAAAAATAAAGATTTAATAGGAAAACCGGTAGAAATTGAAGCAATAAACAAAGCTATTAAGGAAAAGAAAGAAGGATATGCAGATTTTGAAACAAAAGAAAATGGAAAAACAGAAAAGAAATTTGTTGTGTTTACAAAGATAGATAGACTAGGATGGACTATTTTTACAACAATGTATGTTAGTGAAATTAAAGAGGATACAAAGGTATTGCTTAGAAATATATTAATAATTGGAGGAATTTCTTTATTAATTGCTCTATTGATTGCATATATCTTCTCTAGGGGATTAACAAAACATATAAAAGTACTTGTTGAAGATATGGAAAGAATAAAAGAAGGAGATCTTACAGTACTTTCTAAAATAAAATCTAATGATGAGATAGGAAGACTAGGAGAAAACTTTAACATAATGATTGATGAGATAGGAAAACTTGTTAAAAATGTAAAAAATGTTTCGAAAGAGGTTACTGCATCTGCAGAAAATTTAGCAGCAACTTCAGAAGAAACTAGTGCATCAGCTGAAGAAGTATCAAGAACAGTTGAGGAAATTGCTAAGGGAGCAACGGAGCAAGCTGGAGAGGCAGAAAAAGGAGCTGTCCTTACATCAAAGCTTGCAGATAAATTTATTGAACTTACGAATAATACGGAAGATATGCTGGTTTCTGCTAATGAAGTAATAGAAGCAAACCTAGAGGGTGTTAAGGTTATTGAAGATCTAAAGGATAAGACGCATGAGAATGATGAGTCGACTAGAAAGATTGAAGGAGCTATTATAGAATTAGATAAGAAAACAAAGCATATAGGAGGTATATTAGACACAATTGCTTCCATAGCAGAGCAGACAAACTTACTTGCACTAAATGCATCAATAGAAGCTGCAAGAGCAGGAGAGACAGGCAGAGGTTTTGCGGTTGTTGCTGATGAAATAAGAAAGCTTGCAGAAGGATCTAGAGAAGCAGCAGATGAGATAAAAGGAATTATTATAGATATTCAAAATGATAGTAATAATACAGTTCAGATTATGAAAGAAGTAAAGGAAAGATCTGAAGAGCAATCCTATGCAGTTGGAGAGGTTAGTAGTTCTTTTATGAAAATAGCGAAGTCTATAGATAATATTACAGGAAAAATAGAAAGTATAAGCGAATATGTAAAGGAGCTTAACAAGGATAAGGATGAGCTTGTAGAGGCTATTGAAAATATATCTGCTGTATCAGAAGAAACAGCAGCAGCATCAGAGCAGGTTAGTGCTTCTATGCAGCAGCAATCTATGGCTGTTGAAGAAGTAGCAAGGGCAGCGGAGAATTTAAATGAATTGGCAGTAAAATTAAATAATCAAATAGATAGATTCAATATATAA
- the arcA gene encoding arginine deiminase: MIEKIPFLNVRSEIGKLRAVMLHRPGKELERLTPQYLHELLFDDIPWLKKMQKEHDGFADKLRGRGCVVYYYEEMLEDIMKNKEVKKRLISEVVEKCGMGNDQLEKLIKDFLIEKSAKEVAEILIAGLHKKDFPNVKRKKRLADYIKEAYPFYVNPLPNLYFTRDPGAVIGNGLSIHAMRTNARKRETMILKYLYDFHPIFKKEHTPLLYDYNYKYPIEGGDILILAENVIAIGCSERTSARGIEDLSMNLFQKDEKIKEVIAIQIPFTRAYMHLDTVFTMVDYDKFTIYPGVEDRLRAFRITPAKTCPKVEPMNDLKTTLKKALNLPAVVFIQSGGGDEVTAAREQWNDSTNTLAIAPGVVITYDRNEASNDTLRKHGIEVIEIEGSELVRGRGGPRCMSMPLFRETL, translated from the coding sequence ATGATAGAAAAAATCCCTTTTCTAAATGTTAGATCAGAGATTGGAAAATTGAGAGCTGTTATGCTTCATCGCCCAGGAAAAGAGCTAGAGAGATTGACACCTCAGTATCTGCATGAATTGCTTTTTGATGATATTCCATGGTTAAAAAAGATGCAAAAGGAGCATGATGGATTTGCAGATAAACTAAGAGGGAGAGGCTGTGTTGTTTATTACTACGAAGAAATGCTAGAAGATATTATGAAAAATAAAGAAGTAAAGAAGCGGTTAATCAGTGAAGTTGTAGAAAAATGTGGCATGGGTAATGACCAATTAGAAAAATTGATTAAGGATTTTTTGATTGAAAAGTCTGCAAAAGAAGTTGCAGAGATTTTAATAGCCGGACTTCATAAAAAGGATTTTCCTAATGTAAAAAGAAAAAAACGATTGGCTGATTATATAAAAGAAGCATATCCTTTTTATGTAAATCCTTTGCCGAATTTATATTTTACGAGAGATCCAGGGGCTGTTATAGGAAATGGATTAAGCATTCATGCTATGCGCACTAATGCTAGAAAAAGAGAAACAATGATTTTAAAATACTTATATGATTTTCATCCTATTTTTAAAAAAGAACACACGCCATTATTGTATGATTACAACTATAAATATCCTATAGAAGGAGGGGATATATTAATCCTTGCAGAAAATGTTATTGCCATTGGCTGTAGTGAGAGAACATCTGCTAGAGGTATAGAGGACCTTTCAATGAATTTATTTCAAAAGGATGAAAAAATTAAGGAAGTTATAGCTATACAGATTCCATTCACAAGAGCATATATGCACTTAGATACAGTGTTTACAATGGTAGATTATGATAAATTCACCATATATCCAGGAGTAGAGGATCGATTAAGAGCATTTCGTATAACACCTGCTAAAACTTGTCCGAAGGTTGAACCTATGAATGATTTAAAGACTACCTTAAAAAAAGCTTTAAATTTACCTGCTGTAGTCTTTATTCAAAGTGGTGGAGGAGATGAAGTAACTGCTGCTAGAGAACAATGGAATGATAGCACCAATACCCTTGCTATCGCACCCGGAGTTGTGATTACATATGATAGAAACGAAGCATCAAATGATACATTAAGAAAACATGGCATAGAGGTTATAGAAATAGAAGGTTCAGAATTGGTAAGAGGTCGTGGAGGTCCAAGGTGCATGAGTATGCCATTGTTTAGAGAAACTTTATGA
- a CDS encoding Veg family protein, with product MAKKNDLDKIKRDVEHLVGEKVRLKANKGRKKISVKEGIIEETYPNIFVVCIDGGYDSVRRVSYSYSDILTETVEITLCNNEKKIQAS from the coding sequence GTGGCTAAAAAGAATGATTTAGATAAAATCAAAAGAGATGTGGAGCACCTGGTTGGAGAAAAAGTTAGATTAAAGGCGAATAAAGGAAGAAAGAAAATTTCCGTAAAGGAAGGGATCATTGAAGAAACATATCCGAACATTTTTGTAGTATGTATTGATGGAGGATATGATTCTGTAAGGAGAGTTTCTTATAGTTATTCGGATATACTTACAGAAACAGTTGAAATTACTTTATGCAATAATGAAAAGAAAATTCAAGCTAGTTAA
- the spoIID gene encoding stage II sporulation protein D — MNDRKVVVYVKIYDHIRQKIISEPMTELIKRMVASQIPISFEIEALKAQAIIARTFIIRKMKTFGGDGCSKYKDVDLCTEGHCTKIITIEELKEKWGEDFKKNWEKIEKITADTKEKIITINNKPINPRFHSTCGGATENSENVEGNKTLYLRKVLCDYCRNSPYYNSSLQLSLEEIEKKLNIGTIKASPFKGPSIEGLIEDIKRDEEGRVVSIKIGGKQLKGTEIMKLLGLSSTRFGWKPIVFQIEMQGQGDGLGLCQYGANRMALEGKSAEEILKYYFTGVQIKEFDRPSINKPLTGKIIVLDPGHGGDNTEDVVGPTGLREKDVNLSISLKLAKLLRDAGAEVYETRTEDVYVPLSKRADLANKVRPHFFLSIHQNSFANPNISGSEIYHYRGDREGEILAGFILEELWEELGTIRRGVKTADFYLLREVRCSVLQIETAFITNLEEEKKLRDEKFQYRVAEAIAKGLMKYYRYG; from the coding sequence GTGAATGATAGGAAGGTAGTAGTTTACGTAAAAATATATGATCATATTCGTCAGAAAATAATTTCAGAGCCTATGACGGAGTTAATAAAAAGAATGGTTGCATCCCAAATCCCTATATCATTTGAAATAGAAGCATTAAAAGCTCAGGCGATTATTGCAAGAACTTTTATTATAAGAAAAATGAAGACCTTCGGGGGAGATGGATGTTCAAAATATAAGGATGTAGATTTATGTACAGAGGGACATTGTACAAAAATAATTACCATAGAAGAACTGAAGGAAAAATGGGGGGAAGATTTTAAAAAAAATTGGGAGAAGATAGAAAAAATTACAGCTGATACAAAAGAAAAAATTATTACAATAAACAATAAACCAATAAATCCTCGGTTTCATTCTACATGTGGAGGAGCTACGGAGAATTCAGAAAATGTAGAAGGAAATAAAACTTTATATCTAAGAAAGGTGTTATGTGATTATTGCAGAAACTCTCCATATTATAACAGTTCCCTTCAGTTGTCCCTAGAAGAAATAGAAAAAAAATTAAATATAGGAACAATAAAGGCCTCTCCTTTTAAAGGACCATCTATTGAGGGGCTTATAGAAGATATAAAAAGAGATGAAGAAGGAAGAGTTGTTAGTATAAAAATTGGGGGAAAACAATTAAAAGGAACAGAAATTATGAAACTTTTAGGGTTAAGTTCAACAAGATTTGGATGGAAGCCTATTGTTTTTCAGATTGAAATGCAGGGACAAGGTGACGGTTTAGGGCTTTGTCAGTATGGTGCGAATCGTATGGCACTAGAGGGGAAAAGTGCTGAAGAAATTTTAAAATATTATTTTACAGGGGTACAGATTAAAGAATTTGATAGACCTAGTATAAATAAGCCTTTAACGGGCAAAATAATAGTACTTGATCCGGGGCATGGGGGAGATAATACTGAAGATGTAGTGGGACCAACAGGTTTAAGGGAGAAAGATGTAAACTTATCTATATCTTTGAAATTAGCAAAATTACTTCGAGATGCAGGTGCAGAAGTATACGAAACAAGAACGGAAGACGTTTATGTTCCTTTGAGTAAAAGAGCAGATCTTGCTAATAAAGTAAGACCACATTTTTTCTTAAGTATTCATCAAAATTCTTTTGCAAATCCCAATATATCAGGAAGTGAAATTTATCATTATAGAGGAGATCGGGAAGGTGAAATATTAGCTGGTTTTATTTTAGAAGAATTGTGGGAGGAGTTAGGTACTATTCGAAGAGGTGTTAAAACTGCAGATTTTTATCTTCTTAGAGAAGTAAGATGCAGTGTTTTACAGATTGAAACTGCATTTATTACGAATTTAGAGGAAGAAAAAAAACTGAGAGATGAGAAGTTTCAGTATAGAGTAGCAGAGGCTATTGCAAAGGGGTTAATGAAGTATTACAGATATGGATAG
- a CDS encoding YkgJ family cysteine cluster protein: MKKLTLKNIDKAIKTAKSNTYFENLYRIYNTIPQGRCLGCTKCCMESVQTHFVEFLNIFDYLRSNRRLYEELYPKIIRYYFLEMVKKEHCPFLDKEGLCSIYQYRPLVCRLFGHVEEEEYEESYKNVLRQNIQNMKLFKNKYKILLPKEVLHYKIDYCRNFEVDKRIDRVRRQNMIDSIFTMESAFFMRGLITEDFIGTGLVSWFVYTAFDMEEAGNLRIQVMKEYLEEGDSKTLSNIIGKQKIVV; the protein is encoded by the coding sequence ATGAAAAAATTAACTTTAAAAAATATAGATAAAGCCATAAAGACGGCTAAAAGTAATACTTATTTTGAGAATTTATATAGGATATACAATACTATTCCACAAGGAAGATGCTTAGGATGTACAAAATGCTGCATGGAATCTGTACAAACACATTTTGTTGAGTTTCTGAATATATTTGATTATTTAAGAAGCAATAGAAGATTATATGAAGAATTATATCCTAAGATTATTCGATATTATTTTTTGGAGATGGTAAAAAAGGAGCATTGTCCATTTTTAGATAAGGAAGGATTGTGCAGTATTTACCAATATAGACCCCTTGTTTGTAGACTTTTTGGTCATGTAGAAGAGGAAGAATATGAAGAAAGCTATAAAAATGTTTTAAGACAAAATATTCAAAATATGAAGCTGTTTAAAAACAAATATAAAATTTTGTTGCCTAAAGAAGTACTACATTATAAAATCGATTATTGTAGAAACTTTGAAGTAGATAAAAGGATTGATAGAGTTCGAAGACAAAACATGATTGATAGTATATTTACAATGGAATCTGCTTTCTTTATGAGGGGGTTGATTACAGAAGATTTTATAGGAACAGGACTTGTTTCTTGGTTTGTCTATACAGCTTTTGATATGGAGGAAGCAGGAAATTTAAGGATTCAAGTTATGAAAGAATACCTAGAAGAAGGGGACAGCAAGACCCTTTCTAATATAATAGGAAAACAAAAGATTGTTGTATAA
- a CDS encoding acetyl-CoA C-acetyltransferase, whose product MREVVIASAVRTAIGNYGGSLSSFKPADLGAIVIKEALNRANVEPDQVDEVLFGCVLQTAQGQGVARQASVKAGIPVEVPAATFNIICGSGLRTVSLAAQTIMTGDNDIVIAGGTEVMSMAPYAIEKARWGHRMGDGKLVDVMIKDGLWDAFNDYHMGITAENVAEKYGLTREEQDKFAAASQNKAEKAKKEGRFKDEIVPVEIKTKRGTIVFEEDEFIREGVTAEALAKLRPAFKKDGTVTAGNASGINDGAAALVIMSKEKADELGIKPLATIVSHATAGVDPSIMGVGPVPATKKALEKANLKIEDMDLIEANEAFAAQSIAVARDLNFDMEKVNVNGGAIALGHPIGASGARILVTLLHEMQKRDAKRGLATLCIGGGMGTSLIVERK is encoded by the coding sequence ATGAGAGAGGTAGTAATCGCAAGTGCAGTAAGAACTGCAATAGGAAACTATGGAGGATCTTTATCAAGCTTTAAACCAGCTGATTTAGGAGCAATTGTAATAAAAGAAGCTTTAAATAGAGCTAATGTAGAACCTGATCAAGTAGATGAAGTGCTATTTGGTTGTGTATTACAAACAGCACAAGGGCAAGGGGTTGCAAGACAGGCTTCAGTAAAAGCAGGTATTCCTGTTGAAGTTCCAGCAGCTACTTTTAACATTATTTGTGGTTCTGGTTTAAGAACTGTATCATTAGCAGCACAAACTATTATGACTGGAGATAACGATATTGTTATTGCTGGGGGTACAGAAGTTATGAGTATGGCTCCATATGCTATAGAAAAAGCAAGATGGGGTCACAGAATGGGCGATGGAAAATTAGTTGATGTTATGATTAAAGATGGACTATGGGATGCATTTAATGACTATCATATGGGAATTACAGCTGAAAATGTTGCTGAGAAATATGGATTAACAAGAGAAGAACAAGATAAATTTGCAGCTGCTAGCCAAAATAAAGCAGAGAAAGCAAAGAAAGAAGGAAGATTTAAAGATGAAATTGTTCCTGTAGAAATCAAAACAAAAAGAGGAACAATTGTATTTGAAGAAGATGAATTCATTAGAGAAGGTGTAACAGCAGAAGCTCTTGCTAAATTAAGACCAGCATTCAAAAAAGATGGTACTGTAACAGCAGGAAATGCATCTGGAATCAATGATGGTGCAGCAGCCCTTGTAATCATGTCAAAAGAAAAAGCAGATGAATTAGGTATAAAGCCATTAGCAACAATTGTATCCCATGCAACAGCAGGTGTTGATCCTTCTATTATGGGAGTAGGGCCTGTTCCTGCTACAAAAAAAGCTTTAGAAAAAGCAAACCTTAAAATAGAAGATATGGATTTAATTGAAGCAAATGAAGCATTTGCAGCACAGTCAATAGCAGTAGCAAGAGATCTTAACTTTGATATGGAAAAAGTAAATGTAAACGGTGGAGCAATTGCTCTTGGTCATCCAATCGGAGCAAGTGGTGCAAGAATATTAGTTACATTACTTCATGAGATGCAAAAAAGAGATGCAAAACGTGGTTTGGCAACATTATGCATTGGTGGAGGAATGGGAACTTCATTAATTGTTGAAAGAAAATAA
- a CDS encoding recombinase family protein, with product MRCAVYVRVSTDMETQKTSIAHQKNFFEKYIENKRWTLYKIYQDIESGRSIKKREGLQALLEDSKEGKFDIVLTKSISRFARNTLEGLILVRDFKARNIRFVTIEDGFDSEEYDEFMFTLLLSIAQKESEKMSERIRFGKLCRAKRGYYNGSNPPYGYKKLDKYTMIPAEDITTYVVKKIFSMYLEGKGLYKIAKELNKHGYPTPSQAAGKQNSGVIWHQSSIRKILSNRFYVGDLVQNKSRTVNVLTGERKENKEEIIIIKNTHDGIIDPLIFEEVQKRLKENKKKKIGNQTHLFSGILVCGECNRKMYYKKNRDAYICATVNKMGKDYCNGAYIKEEILIKLICSELKKIINENCCKNMLLKEIEKEIKNGDEQKKLRKLEKSIIKLNQKKDRLIDMMMDYLIDKKMYIKKMREIEGQKSLLEENKEVIIERLKKRKGYGEQVVKEIFMMESLDRMVINKLIEKIKVFKNGKVIIEYTFKL from the coding sequence TTGAGGTGTGCTGTATATGTTAGGGTCTCTACAGATATGGAGACACAAAAAACAAGTATTGCACATCAGAAAAATTTCTTTGAAAAGTACATTGAAAATAAGAGATGGACCTTGTATAAAATTTATCAAGATATTGAAAGCGGAAGAAGCATAAAAAAAAGAGAAGGATTGCAAGCATTACTTGAGGATAGCAAAGAAGGCAAATTTGATATAGTGCTTACAAAGAGCATTTCCCGCTTTGCTAGAAATACATTAGAAGGTTTGATTCTTGTTAGAGACTTTAAAGCTAGAAATATAAGATTTGTTACTATAGAAGATGGATTCGATTCAGAAGAATATGATGAATTTATGTTTACATTGTTATTGTCTATTGCACAGAAGGAATCTGAAAAAATGAGCGAAAGGATTCGATTTGGAAAGTTATGTAGAGCTAAAAGAGGATATTATAATGGCAGCAATCCACCCTATGGATATAAGAAACTGGATAAGTATACGATGATTCCTGCAGAGGATATTACAACATATGTGGTAAAAAAAATATTTTCAATGTACTTAGAAGGAAAAGGGCTTTATAAAATTGCAAAAGAATTAAATAAGCATGGATATCCAACACCAAGTCAAGCAGCAGGCAAACAAAATAGCGGTGTAATTTGGCATCAAAGTAGCATTCGAAAAATACTATCAAATAGGTTTTATGTAGGAGATTTGGTTCAAAATAAAAGCAGAACAGTCAATGTATTGACAGGAGAAAGAAAGGAAAATAAAGAAGAGATAATAATAATTAAGAATACACATGATGGAATTATAGATCCTCTTATATTTGAAGAAGTTCAAAAAAGATTAAAGGAAAATAAAAAGAAAAAAATAGGCAATCAAACCCACCTGTTTTCTGGGATTTTGGTATGTGGTGAATGTAATCGTAAGATGTATTATAAAAAGAATAGAGATGCGTATATTTGTGCAACTGTAAATAAAATGGGAAAAGATTACTGCAATGGTGCATACATTAAAGAAGAAATATTAATAAAACTTATATGCAGTGAATTAAAAAAGATTATTAATGAAAACTGTTGTAAGAATATGCTTTTAAAAGAAATAGAAAAAGAAATAAAAAATGGGGATGAGCAAAAAAAGCTTAGAAAGCTAGAAAAATCTATTATAAAATTAAACCAAAAAAAGGATAGGCTTATAGATATGATGATGGATTATTTAATAGATAAAAAAATGTATATAAAAAAAATGAGAGAGATTGAGGGGCAAAAGAGTTTATTAGAAGAAAATAAAGAAGTAATTATAGAAAGGTTGAAAAAAAGAAAAGGATATGGTGAGCAAGTGGTAAAAGAAATATTTATGATGGAATCCTTAGATAGAATGGTTATAAATAAATTAATAGAGAAAATTAAAGTGTTTAAGAATGGGAAAGTGATAATAGAGTATACATTTAAGTTATAA
- the yabG gene encoding sporulation peptidase YabG translates to MINVRVGDLVARRSYGFDVLFKVIDITRNFKKQKVALLKGVDLRIIADSPVMDLYRIPVNKIDDFHRSFDKKINNIIKKIMKERKENNIKQMQLKKALKGGTPFGRSGRVLHLDGDGEYLDECLKVYKQLDIHVVGKQIAESEQPKAMLELLKAYMPDILVITGHDGLLKGYEDFTKISHYRNSQYFIESVKQARKYEPSMDDLVIFAGGCQSHYEEILNAGANFASSPYRVLME, encoded by the coding sequence ATGATAAACGTAAGGGTAGGAGATTTAGTAGCTAGAAGATCTTATGGTTTTGATGTATTATTTAAAGTTATTGATATTACAAGAAATTTTAAAAAACAGAAAGTAGCTTTGTTAAAAGGGGTAGACTTAAGAATTATAGCAGATTCTCCTGTAATGGATTTATATAGGATACCCGTAAATAAGATAGATGATTTTCATAGGTCCTTTGATAAAAAAATTAATAATATAATAAAGAAAATTATGAAGGAAAGAAAAGAAAATAATATAAAACAAATGCAGCTAAAAAAAGCTTTAAAAGGAGGAACACCTTTTGGAAGATCTGGAAGAGTACTGCACTTAGATGGTGATGGAGAATATTTAGATGAGTGTTTAAAAGTATATAAGCAATTAGACATTCATGTTGTTGGAAAACAAATTGCAGAGTCAGAGCAGCCAAAGGCAATGCTAGAATTGTTAAAAGCATATATGCCAGATATATTGGTCATCACAGGTCATGACGGGCTTTTAAAGGGTTATGAAGATTTTACGAAGATAAGTCATTATAGAAATTCTCAATATTTTATAGAATCTGTAAAACAAGCAAGAAAATATGAGCCTAGTATGGATGATCTTGTAATTTTTGCTGGTGGTTGTCAATCTCATTATGAAGAAATCCTTAATGCTGGAGCAAATTTTGCGAGTTCACCCTACAGGGTACTAATGGAGTGA